The Angustibacter sp. Root456 genome includes the window TTGGCCTTGGCCTGCGCCTCGAGCGGGTCAGCGGCGCTCTTGTCTTCCAGCGCCGCGTGCGCCTCGTGGCGGAACGACGCGTTGTCGTCGAGGGTCACCTTGCCGTCGAGGGCGATGATCTTGCCGTCCTCGGTCTTCACCAGCGGGTTGACCTCGACGAGCGTCGCGTCCTCCTCGCGGTAGACGACCCAGAGCTGCTGCAGCACCTCGGCGATGGCGTCCTTGACGTCGGCGGCGAAGCCGGCCGCCTCGACGATCTCGGCGGCCTTCGCGGCGTCGATGCCGACGTTCGGGTCGACGGGCACGCGGGCCAGCGCCTCCGGGCGCTCGACGGCGAGCTGCTCGATCTCCATGCCGCCCTCCTTGCTCGCCATGGCGAGGTAGGAGCGGTTCGCGCGGTCGAGCAGCACCGAGAAGTAGTACTCCTCGGCGATCTTGGCGCCCTGGGCGACCATGACCTTGTGGACCGTGTGGCCCTTGATGTCCATGCCGAGGATCTCGGCGGCCTTGGCCTGCGCCTCGTCGGGCGAGTGGGCGAGCTTGACGCCACCGGCCTTGCCGCGGCCGCCGGTCTTGACCTGGGCCTTGACGACGACGGTGCCGCCGCCGATCTGCTCGGCGCCCGCACGGGCGGCCTCGGGGGTGTCGGCGACCGCTGCGTCGAGCACGGGGACCCCGTGCTCGGCGAACAGGTCGCGCGCCTGGTACTCGAAGAGGTCCACGGTCTCTGCCTTCCGGTGCCGCGTGCCATCACGGCGCGACGTCGTCGTCGGGTGCGGGGATGTGGCCGCCGATCACGGCGGGCCGGAGGCGACTTTAGTCCC containing:
- the sucC gene encoding ADP-forming succinate--CoA ligase subunit beta; translation: MDLFEYQARDLFAEHGVPVLDAAVADTPEAARAGAEQIGGGTVVVKAQVKTGGRGKAGGVKLAHSPDEAQAKAAEILGMDIKGHTVHKVMVAQGAKIAEEYYFSVLLDRANRSYLAMASKEGGMEIEQLAVERPEALARVPVDPNVGIDAAKAAEIVEAAGFAADVKDAIAEVLQQLWVVYREEDATLVEVNPLVKTEDGKIIALDGKVTLDDNASFRHEAHAALEDKSAADPLEAQAKAKGLNYVKLDGEVGIIGNGAGLVMSTLDVVAYAGEEFGGVKPANFLDIGGGASADVMANGLHIILGDPQVKSVFVNVFGGITACDAVADGIVHALGILGDEATKPLVVRLDGNNVDEGRRILSEANHPLVTLVDTMDGAARKAAELAAAK